The candidate division WOR-3 bacterium genome contains the following window.
TATTCTGGTCCAATTCCCTCTTCCCGGGCACATAGATCCTGAAAAAATTATATTGGCTGTTCCACCTGAAAAAGACGTCGACGGACTGCATCCTCAGAATCTCGGAGCACTGTTGAGAGGAACTTCCGGTCATTATTGCTGTACTCCGGCAGGAATAATAGCTTTGATGGATTATTACGGCCTCAGAGTAAAAGGAAAGAGCACTGTAGTCTTGGGCAGAAGCCTGATAGTCGGAAAACCGTTGGCCAATCTTCTTCTCGCAAAAGGCACTGATGCGACAGTCACTGTATGCCACAGCGCGACATCTGATCTGAGAGAATACACTGAAAACGCCGATTACGTCGTATCGGCAATCGGAAAAGCGAATTTTTTAAAAAAAGATATGATTAAAGAAGGCTGTTGTATCATAGACGTCGGCGTAAACAGAGTCGAATCAGATTCGTCGGCAAAAGGATATTCGATACGCGGAGACGCCGATTTTGAGAGCATGATCGGATACGCAGGCGCCATAACACCGGTTCCGGGCGGAGTCGGCTTGATGACCGTTGCAATGCTTATGAAAAACACGGTCAATTCAGCTCTTTTCAACAGGAAATAGTCGTCCGCCATGGAAATATTTTCTGTTTCCCAGATAAACAATCTGGCGAAAAAAACGCTCGAAATGCAGTTTTCCGGTATTGCGGTGAAAGGAGAGGTTTCAAAAACCACTCTCCACTCGAGCGGACATTTTTATCTGACATTAAAGGACGAATACGCGGCTCTTGACGCTGTAATATACAAAGGAAGTCTGAGAAGACTTTCATTGACGCCCTCTGTCGGAGAAACCTGGATATGTCAGGGAAGGCTCTCTCTCTGGGAAAAGACGGGCAGATTTATTTTTGTAATTGAGACGGCTTATCCGTCGGGCAAAGGCGATCTTTACCTGAAATTCATACTGCTTAAGGAAAAACTGGAAAAGGAAGGTCTATTTGACTCTTCAAGAAAAAAAAGACTGCCAGAGTATCCCGAAAAAGTGGGTATCGTGACATCTCCGACAGGAGCTGTCATAAGGGATTTTGTAAACATATACAGAAGGCGTTATCCCGTCGCCGAGATCATTTTGTCGCCTTCTTCTGTTCAGGGTGAAAATGCTTCTTCCGAACTTATAAAAGCCGTGAAAAGATTGTTGAAAACCCGAGTCCAGCTCATAGTTATCGCAAGAGGCGGAGGTTCACCGGAAGATCTCGCCGCTTTCAACGATGAAGATTTGGCTCGCGTCATAGCCGCGTCGCCGGTACCTGTAGTGTCGGCTGTCGGGCACGAAACCGACAGAAGCATTTCAGACCTTGCCGCCGATGTTGCAGCTCCCACACCGTCTGCGGCGGCAGAGCTTGTGTTTCCGGATAGAAAAGACATACTCGAGGTGATCGGCTATTCCGAAAGAAACCTAAAAGTTAAAATGTCTGAAAAGACGAGGTATTTTAAAGTTTCGCTGTCGTCATA
Protein-coding sequences here:
- a CDS encoding bifunctional 5,10-methylenetetrahydrofolate dehydrogenase/5,10-methenyltetrahydrofolate cyclohydrolase; amino-acid sequence: MDTKILQGKPVADRIYAEISETVANMDEKPKLVVFFVGEDPASKSYVSSKARAAKKTGIIETTLTLPECTKENELVHMIKKYAEEENPDGILVQFPLPGHIDPEKIILAVPPEKDVDGLHPQNLGALLRGTSGHYCCTPAGIIALMDYYGLRVKGKSTVVLGRSLIVGKPLANLLLAKGTDATVTVCHSATSDLREYTENADYVVSAIGKANFLKKDMIKEGCCIIDVGVNRVESDSSAKGYSIRGDADFESMIGYAGAITPVPGGVGLMTVAMLMKNTVNSALFNRK
- a CDS encoding exodeoxyribonuclease VII large subunit; translation: MEIFSVSQINNLAKKTLEMQFSGIAVKGEVSKTTLHSSGHFYLTLKDEYAALDAVIYKGSLRRLSLTPSVGETWICQGRLSLWEKTGRFIFVIETAYPSGKGDLYLKFILLKEKLEKEGLFDSSRKKRLPEYPEKVGIVTSPTGAVIRDFVNIYRRRYPVAEIILSPSSVQGENASSELIKAVKRLLKTRVQLIVIARGGGSPEDLAAFNDEDLARVIAASPVPVVSAVGHETDRSISDLAADVAAPTPSAAAELVFPDRKDILEVIGYSERNLKVKMSEKTRYFKVSLSSYAGSYSLNSVKSKINEYSALLGYRKDNAVKSMNSVLTRKKNELENSRRKIDVRRLKENLALKEENLGYRYAEIDRRIKNRTANAMEILNLAEKKIFALSPYVGLKKGYAMIYDSEGNLVPSGDRVNRDESYDVKFVDKTWQMKAEKEKQ